One Dioscorea cayenensis subsp. rotundata cultivar TDr96_F1 chromosome 17, TDr96_F1_v2_PseudoChromosome.rev07_lg8_w22 25.fasta, whole genome shotgun sequence DNA window includes the following coding sequences:
- the LOC120280448 gene encoding cyclin-T1-2-like isoform X2 — protein sequence MVNGAPKTSGGWYFSRAEIENNSPSRRDGIDLKKESELRQSYCSLIQDLGMRLGAPQLTIATAVIFCHRFYLYQSHAKNDWRTIATACLFHAAKVEDTPISLNKVVTAAYEMIYRKDPDAAQQIRQKDVLDKQKSLVILGERMLLANIGFDFNVQHPYRPLVRALNKFEILEKNVRQVAWNYVNDWLRTTLCLQYKPHYIAAGSLYIAAKIHNVKLPSGKDYAWWNEFDVTPKQLNAVVQEMTDILGYKRKSLPTCPTEKPAEISLAKKKGDSSSPESCVLSRPGSLTRNSSNDSDGQLEMINQNHPSSCNPDGKQVYVGAEIKAEVQARGPDASESVADSEKSRKGMEKANLEPIQVCDAVEIKSEVQARGPDASESVADSETSGKGMDKVNLGPDQVGVAAEMNTEVPARGSDASQSAADTDTSGKVMNKSNSGPVQVVNGLHTLNMDKILAMRKKRKIEKENEKRAAAIKSMGEDDWIERELEKGILSSSQSVGKKHKVA from the exons ATGGTGAACGGTGCCCCAAAAACGTCGGGAGGATGGTATTTTAGTAGAGCAGAAATTGAGAATAACTCTCCTTCAAGGAGAGATGGCATTGATCTGAAGAAAGAGTCTGAACTCCGGCAATCATATTGCTCTTTAATTCAGGATCTGGGCATGAGGCTCGGAGC GCCACAGTTGACAATTGCAACTGCTGTCATTTTCTGCCACCGGTTTTACCTTTACCAGTCTCATGCAAAAAATGATTGGCGC ACTATCGCAACTGCATGTTTATTTCATGCTGCCAAAGTAGAAGATACACCCATCTCGTTGAACAAGGTGGTGACTGCCGCTTATGAGATGATTTACAGAAAAGATCCAGATGCTGCACAACAGATTCGTCAGAAG GATGTTTTAGACAAACAGAAATCATTGGTCATCCTTGGGGAGAGAATGCTGCTTGCAAACATTGGATTTGATTTCAATGTTCAGCATCCTTATAGGCCACTTGTACGAGCTCTAAACAAATTTGAGATCTTGGAGAAGAATGTTCGACAAGTTGCTTGGAATTATGTTAATGATTG GCTTAGGACTACATTGTGCTTGCAATATAAACCACACTACATTGCAGCTGGCTCGCTCTATATTGCTGCTAAAATTCACAATGTGAAACTTCCATCTGGAAAAGACTATGCCTGGTGGAATGAGTTTGATGTCACACCTAAACAGTTAAATG CTGTTGTGCAAGAGATGACAGATATACTTGGTTATAAGAGGAAAAGTTTGCCGACTTGCCCTACTGAAAAGCCAGCTGAAATTTCATTGGCAAAGAAAAAGGGTGATTCTAGCAGCCCTGAATCCTGTGTTTTGAGCAGGCCAGGCTCATTGACTAGAAACTCAAGCAACGACTCAGATGGCCAATTAGAAATGATAAACCAGAACCATCCCAGCAGCTGCAATCCTGATGGTAAGCAAGTTTATGTGGGTGCTGAAATAAAAGCAGAAGTCCAGGCCCGTGGCCCTGATGCTTCTGAAAGTGTTGCTGACAGTGAGAAAAGTCGTAAGGGCATGGAGAAGGCCAATTTAGAGCCTATTCAAGTTTGTGATGCTGTTGAAATAAAATCAGAAGTCCAGGCAAGAGGTCCTGATGCTTCTGAAAGTGTTGCTGACAGTGAGACAAGTGGCAAGGGCATGGACAAGGTTAATTTAGGCCCCGATCAAGTTGGTGTGGCTGCTGAAATGAATACAGAAGTTCCAGCAAGAGGGTCTGATGCTTCTCAAAGTGCTGCTGACACTGACACAAGTGGCAAGGTCATGAACAAGTCCAATTCAGGGCCTGTTCAAGTTGTTAATGGACTTCACACTTTAAACATGGACAAAATTTTAGCAATgaggaaaaaaaggaagattGAAAAAGAGAATGAGAAAAGGGCTGCCGCAATTAAAAGCATGGGTGAAGATGACTGGATTGAGAGGGAGCTAGAAAAAGGGATACTGTCATCGTCCCAATCAGTTGGTAAAAAACATAAGGTAGCTTAG
- the LOC120280448 gene encoding cyclin-T1-2-like isoform X1, with the protein MVNGAPKTSGGWYFSRAEIENNSPSRRDGIDLKKESELRQSYCSLIQDLGMRLGAPQLTIATAVIFCHRFYLYQSHAKNDWRTIATACLFHAAKVEDTPISLNKVVTAAYEMIYRKDPDAAQQIRQKDVLDKQKSLVILGERMLLANIGFDFNVQHPYRPLVRALNKFEILEKNVRQVAWNYVNDWLRTTLCLQYKPHYIAAGSLYIAAKIHNVKLPSGKDYAWWNEFDVTPKQLNAVVQEMTDILGYKRKSLPTCPTEKPAEISLAKKKGDSSSPESCVLSRPGSLTRNSSNDSDGQLEMINQNHPSSCNPDGKQVYVGAEIKAEVQARGPDASESVADSEKSRKGMEKANLEPIQVCDAVEIKSEVQARGPDASESVADSETSGKGMDKVNLGPDQVGVAAEMNTEVPARGSDASQSAADTDTSGKVMNKSNSGPVQVVNGLHTLNMDKILAMRKKRKIEKENEKRAAAIKSMGEDDWIERELEKGILSSSQSVGKKHKVNDRKIKSNKCMTAE; encoded by the exons ATGGTGAACGGTGCCCCAAAAACGTCGGGAGGATGGTATTTTAGTAGAGCAGAAATTGAGAATAACTCTCCTTCAAGGAGAGATGGCATTGATCTGAAGAAAGAGTCTGAACTCCGGCAATCATATTGCTCTTTAATTCAGGATCTGGGCATGAGGCTCGGAGC GCCACAGTTGACAATTGCAACTGCTGTCATTTTCTGCCACCGGTTTTACCTTTACCAGTCTCATGCAAAAAATGATTGGCGC ACTATCGCAACTGCATGTTTATTTCATGCTGCCAAAGTAGAAGATACACCCATCTCGTTGAACAAGGTGGTGACTGCCGCTTATGAGATGATTTACAGAAAAGATCCAGATGCTGCACAACAGATTCGTCAGAAG GATGTTTTAGACAAACAGAAATCATTGGTCATCCTTGGGGAGAGAATGCTGCTTGCAAACATTGGATTTGATTTCAATGTTCAGCATCCTTATAGGCCACTTGTACGAGCTCTAAACAAATTTGAGATCTTGGAGAAGAATGTTCGACAAGTTGCTTGGAATTATGTTAATGATTG GCTTAGGACTACATTGTGCTTGCAATATAAACCACACTACATTGCAGCTGGCTCGCTCTATATTGCTGCTAAAATTCACAATGTGAAACTTCCATCTGGAAAAGACTATGCCTGGTGGAATGAGTTTGATGTCACACCTAAACAGTTAAATG CTGTTGTGCAAGAGATGACAGATATACTTGGTTATAAGAGGAAAAGTTTGCCGACTTGCCCTACTGAAAAGCCAGCTGAAATTTCATTGGCAAAGAAAAAGGGTGATTCTAGCAGCCCTGAATCCTGTGTTTTGAGCAGGCCAGGCTCATTGACTAGAAACTCAAGCAACGACTCAGATGGCCAATTAGAAATGATAAACCAGAACCATCCCAGCAGCTGCAATCCTGATGGTAAGCAAGTTTATGTGGGTGCTGAAATAAAAGCAGAAGTCCAGGCCCGTGGCCCTGATGCTTCTGAAAGTGTTGCTGACAGTGAGAAAAGTCGTAAGGGCATGGAGAAGGCCAATTTAGAGCCTATTCAAGTTTGTGATGCTGTTGAAATAAAATCAGAAGTCCAGGCAAGAGGTCCTGATGCTTCTGAAAGTGTTGCTGACAGTGAGACAAGTGGCAAGGGCATGGACAAGGTTAATTTAGGCCCCGATCAAGTTGGTGTGGCTGCTGAAATGAATACAGAAGTTCCAGCAAGAGGGTCTGATGCTTCTCAAAGTGCTGCTGACACTGACACAAGTGGCAAGGTCATGAACAAGTCCAATTCAGGGCCTGTTCAAGTTGTTAATGGACTTCACACTTTAAACATGGACAAAATTTTAGCAATgaggaaaaaaaggaagattGAAAAAGAGAATGAGAAAAGGGCTGCCGCAATTAAAAGCATGGGTGAAGATGACTGGATTGAGAGGGAGCTAGAAAAAGGGATACTGTCATCGTCCCAATCAGTTGGTAAAAAACATAAG GTGAATGACCGGAAAATTAAATCCAATAAATGCATGACTGCTGAATGA
- the LOC120280448 gene encoding cyclin-T1-2-like isoform X3 — MRRLMFHSNTHSDKHLKTIATACLFHAAKVEDTPISLNKVVTAAYEMIYRKDPDAAQQIRQKDVLDKQKSLVILGERMLLANIGFDFNVQHPYRPLVRALNKFEILEKNVRQVAWNYVNDWLRTTLCLQYKPHYIAAGSLYIAAKIHNVKLPSGKDYAWWNEFDVTPKQLNAVVQEMTDILGYKRKSLPTCPTEKPAEISLAKKKGDSSSPESCVLSRPGSLTRNSSNDSDGQLEMINQNHPSSCNPDGKQVYVGAEIKAEVQARGPDASESVADSEKSRKGMEKANLEPIQVCDAVEIKSEVQARGPDASESVADSETSGKGMDKVNLGPDQVGVAAEMNTEVPARGSDASQSAADTDTSGKVMNKSNSGPVQVVNGLHTLNMDKILAMRKKRKIEKENEKRAAAIKSMGEDDWIERELEKGILSSSQSVGKKHKVNDRKIKSNKCMTAE, encoded by the exons ATGAGACGGTTGATGTTCCATTCTAATACACATTCAGATAAACATCTTAAG ACTATCGCAACTGCATGTTTATTTCATGCTGCCAAAGTAGAAGATACACCCATCTCGTTGAACAAGGTGGTGACTGCCGCTTATGAGATGATTTACAGAAAAGATCCAGATGCTGCACAACAGATTCGTCAGAAG GATGTTTTAGACAAACAGAAATCATTGGTCATCCTTGGGGAGAGAATGCTGCTTGCAAACATTGGATTTGATTTCAATGTTCAGCATCCTTATAGGCCACTTGTACGAGCTCTAAACAAATTTGAGATCTTGGAGAAGAATGTTCGACAAGTTGCTTGGAATTATGTTAATGATTG GCTTAGGACTACATTGTGCTTGCAATATAAACCACACTACATTGCAGCTGGCTCGCTCTATATTGCTGCTAAAATTCACAATGTGAAACTTCCATCTGGAAAAGACTATGCCTGGTGGAATGAGTTTGATGTCACACCTAAACAGTTAAATG CTGTTGTGCAAGAGATGACAGATATACTTGGTTATAAGAGGAAAAGTTTGCCGACTTGCCCTACTGAAAAGCCAGCTGAAATTTCATTGGCAAAGAAAAAGGGTGATTCTAGCAGCCCTGAATCCTGTGTTTTGAGCAGGCCAGGCTCATTGACTAGAAACTCAAGCAACGACTCAGATGGCCAATTAGAAATGATAAACCAGAACCATCCCAGCAGCTGCAATCCTGATGGTAAGCAAGTTTATGTGGGTGCTGAAATAAAAGCAGAAGTCCAGGCCCGTGGCCCTGATGCTTCTGAAAGTGTTGCTGACAGTGAGAAAAGTCGTAAGGGCATGGAGAAGGCCAATTTAGAGCCTATTCAAGTTTGTGATGCTGTTGAAATAAAATCAGAAGTCCAGGCAAGAGGTCCTGATGCTTCTGAAAGTGTTGCTGACAGTGAGACAAGTGGCAAGGGCATGGACAAGGTTAATTTAGGCCCCGATCAAGTTGGTGTGGCTGCTGAAATGAATACAGAAGTTCCAGCAAGAGGGTCTGATGCTTCTCAAAGTGCTGCTGACACTGACACAAGTGGCAAGGTCATGAACAAGTCCAATTCAGGGCCTGTTCAAGTTGTTAATGGACTTCACACTTTAAACATGGACAAAATTTTAGCAATgaggaaaaaaaggaagattGAAAAAGAGAATGAGAAAAGGGCTGCCGCAATTAAAAGCATGGGTGAAGATGACTGGATTGAGAGGGAGCTAGAAAAAGGGATACTGTCATCGTCCCAATCAGTTGGTAAAAAACATAAG GTGAATGACCGGAAAATTAAATCCAATAAATGCATGACTGCTGAATGA